A stretch of DNA from Lotus japonicus ecotype B-129 chromosome 4, LjGifu_v1.2:
GCTTTCCCTTCCCACTCCAATGCAGCAGGCTCACTGGGCCCGGATGAAGATCCCGGCAAAGCCCACGGAAATTGTCGCCGCCGAGCCCGTGCTGGTTCCACCGGTGATCCACCGGCGTGATCCTCCCGGCGAAAACCAGCAAAAACGGCGGCAGAGATCCGAGCTCGTAGATCCGCATCCTCTTCTGGAGCTCCATCCACTCCCGGATCTCTGTCACGTAGTTGCCGGCGCGCCACCGGGAGAGATCAACGACCATTACGCCGGTGTTGAAGTAGCAGGCATTGCGGTCGGCGAATGTGAGGGAGAGTGAAGGGTTGGACCAGAATGATGGAGTGAAGTAGTTGGTGAAGTTCGCGTTGCAATACTCCGGCGCGGCGAGGACGGTGCCGGGGAGGAACGGCGTGGCGGCGAGCTTGGCGATGTCGTCGACGAGGACGAGGTCGGAGTCAAGGTAGACGACTCTGGTGAGGCATTGCGGGAGGATGGTGGGGAGGGAGATGCGGGCGTAGTTGAGTGGGGAGTCGAGGGCGGAGCGGATGGAGGTGGAGATGAGGCCGGCGACGGCGGCGTCGTCGAAGGGGTAGATTTGGAATTTTAAGTAGGGGAATGAGGTGGCTATGGTTCTGTTGAGGGTGGCGGCGGAGGCGGCGGAGAGGAAGTGGAAGACGGTGTTTTCCGGGCAGGAGGAGTGTTGCAGGACGGAGAGGATGGCAGCCATGGAGCCGCGAAGGTAGGAGGCGTCGAGGGTCATAGTCACGTGGACAGCGTCGGTGGAGCACGTGACATTTTGGGGGTCAATGGAGGGGCAGTTTGGGGAG
This window harbors:
- the LOC130715224 gene encoding probable galacturonosyltransferase-like 1 produces the protein MLKSHHIYQQPPPPMAVSTTLFTTFSFFLLLLLLLPLNTTAEHFKEAPKFYNSPNCPSIDPQNVTCSTDAVHVTMTLDASYLRGSMAAILSVLQHSSCPENTVFHFLSAASAATLNRTIATSFPYLKFQIYPFDDAAVAGLISTSIRSALDSPLNYARISLPTILPQCLTRVVYLDSDLVLVDDIAKLAATPFLPGTVLAAPEYCNANFTNYFTPSFWSNPSLSLTFADRNACYFNTGVMVVDLSRWRAGNYVTEIREWMELQKRMRIYELGSLPPFLLVFAGRITPVDHRWNQHGLGGDNFRGLCRDLHPGPVSLLHWSGKGKPWARLDANRPCPLDTLWAPYDLLKAPFHIFT